Proteins from a genomic interval of Undibacterium parvum:
- a CDS encoding DUF2058 domain-containing protein: MASLQDQFLKAGLIDKNKAKLAHQDKTKQKKVERRTGTESVDESRLAALEVQRKNAERARELNAQRDAAASQKAVFAQIVQLVQKNRQSKGAGDIAYYYTHGTKIDKIYVSAEVQTHLIAGRLVIVCLEGKTELLPRIIADKIAERDASLVVRVKKTTTEIDADDPYAAFQIPDDFTW, encoded by the coding sequence ATGGCATCATTGCAAGATCAGTTTTTAAAAGCGGGACTCATCGATAAAAACAAAGCCAAACTGGCCCACCAAGACAAGACCAAGCAAAAGAAAGTTGAGCGCCGGACTGGCACCGAGAGCGTCGATGAATCGCGTCTGGCCGCGCTTGAAGTGCAGCGCAAAAATGCCGAACGCGCGCGCGAACTGAATGCGCAACGCGATGCGGCCGCTAGCCAAAAAGCGGTTTTTGCGCAAATTGTGCAGTTGGTGCAAAAGAATCGCCAAAGCAAGGGCGCAGGCGACATCGCTTATTACTATACGCACGGTACCAAGATCGATAAGATTTATGTGTCAGCAGAGGTGCAGACGCATTTGATTGCTGGCCGACTGGTGATCGTGTGCCTGGAGGGTAAAACAGAATTGCTGCCCCGGATTATCGCGGATAAAATTGCCGAGCGCGATGCTTCACTGGTGGTGCGGGTGAAGAAGACCACCACCGAAATCGATGCGGATGATCCGTATGCCGCCTTCCAGATCCCGGATGACTTTACCTGGTAG
- a CDS encoding PEP-CTERM sorting domain-containing protein has translation MTKFAKLFATALIASAAVGAQATPILIDFEGVAPAQSQFAIGNNYQENGYQLNNGAGASDAAIIGQVSQNTSGSDYYTWNSQTNNQVFLTNIGGFSFSLGSLDVGSKSGATKATFDIIGNYASGGSIIYHVLNVNAFTGQNLTGFDGLSSVQFKYISGDYGAIDNITLNVPEPGSFALLGLGLLGLALRRRKA, from the coding sequence ATGACCAAATTTGCAAAACTATTCGCAACAGCCTTAATTGCTTCGGCCGCTGTTGGCGCCCAAGCGACACCGATCTTGATTGATTTCGAAGGCGTTGCGCCTGCACAGAGTCAATTCGCCATTGGCAACAACTATCAGGAAAACGGTTACCAACTAAACAACGGTGCCGGAGCTTCCGACGCAGCAATCATTGGTCAAGTGTCGCAGAACACATCGGGTTCCGACTACTACACCTGGAATTCCCAAACGAACAATCAAGTGTTCTTAACCAATATAGGCGGCTTTAGCTTTTCACTCGGTTCACTGGATGTTGGCAGCAAAAGCGGCGCCACCAAAGCCACTTTCGATATTATCGGCAACTACGCTTCCGGTGGTAGCATCATCTATCATGTGCTGAACGTGAATGCCTTCACAGGCCAGAATCTGACTGGATTTGATGGACTATCGAGCGTGCAGTTCAAATACATTAGTGGAGACTATGGCGCTATCGACAATATCACCCTTAATGTGCCGGAACCAGGCTCATTCGCCTTGCTCGGCCTCGGTCTCCTCGGCTTGGCATTACGTCGTCGTAAAGCTTAA
- a CDS encoding OsmC domain/YcaO domain-containing protein, which produces MEIKVNFLDKLRLEAKFDDFTVIADQPIRYKGDGSAPGPFDYFLASSALCAAYFVKLYCDTRNISTENIRLSQNNIVDPENRYAQIFKIQVELPADISDKDRQGILRSIERCTVKKVVQEGPTFVIEEVASLDADAQALLSLNSTADAATYILGKDLPLEQTIANMSGLLAGLGIKIEIASWRNIIPNVWSLHIRDAHSPMCFTNGKGATKESALASALGEYIERLSNNHFYAGSFWGEDLANAAFVHYPNERWFKPGKRDALPKEILDAYSLEIYNPDGELRGSHLIDTNSGNAERGICSLPYVRQSDGELVYFPSNLIENLYASNGMSAGNTLVEAQVQCLSEIFERAVKREIIEGEIALPDVPQAVLAKYPGILAGIQGLEEQGFPVLVKDASLGGQYPVMCVTLMNPRTGGVFASFGAHPSLEVALERSLTELLQGRSFEGLNDLPAPTFVSNAVTEPNNFVEHFIDSSGVVSWRFFSAKADYEFVEWDFSGQGENSNAEEAATLFGILKQMGKEVYVAEYGQLGASACRILVPGYSEVYAVDDLIWDNTNKALLFRSDILNLHTLDDEALEALLEALENNELDDYSDIASLIGIEFDENTVWGQLTVLELKLLINLALEQFEDAQELVQAFLQYNDNTVERKLFYQALNVVLEVMLDEELELADYEANFRRMFGKERIDAVLGSVNGNLRFFGLTPTSMKLEGLDRHQRLIDSYKKLHVARAKWTGAAS; this is translated from the coding sequence ATGGAAATTAAGGTCAACTTTCTCGATAAGCTTCGTCTGGAAGCCAAGTTCGATGATTTTACGGTGATCGCTGATCAGCCTATCCGTTACAAAGGCGATGGCTCAGCGCCTGGGCCTTTCGATTACTTTCTGGCTTCATCGGCCTTGTGCGCGGCGTATTTTGTGAAGTTGTACTGCGACACGCGCAATATTTCTACAGAAAACATCCGCCTGTCGCAGAATAATATTGTTGATCCGGAAAACCGTTACGCGCAAATCTTCAAGATTCAAGTTGAATTGCCCGCCGATATTTCTGATAAAGACAGGCAAGGAATTTTGCGTTCTATCGAGCGCTGCACGGTGAAAAAAGTGGTGCAGGAGGGGCCAACCTTTGTGATCGAAGAAGTAGCGAGTCTCGATGCTGATGCGCAGGCTTTGCTGAGCTTAAATTCTACTGCCGATGCTGCCACCTATATTCTCGGTAAAGACTTACCGTTGGAGCAAACCATCGCCAATATGTCCGGCTTGTTGGCGGGCCTGGGCATCAAAATAGAAATCGCCTCGTGGCGCAATATCATTCCTAACGTGTGGTCGCTGCATATCCGCGATGCGCACTCGCCTATGTGTTTTACCAATGGCAAAGGCGCGACCAAAGAAAGCGCCCTGGCCTCGGCCTTGGGCGAGTATATCGAGCGCCTCAGTAATAATCATTTCTATGCAGGCTCGTTCTGGGGTGAAGACCTTGCCAACGCAGCGTTCGTGCATTACCCGAACGAGCGCTGGTTTAAACCTGGCAAACGCGACGCCTTACCCAAAGAGATTTTGGATGCGTACAGCCTGGAGATTTACAACCCGGATGGCGAATTACGTGGCTCACATCTGATCGACACTAATTCTGGCAATGCCGAGCGCGGTATTTGTTCGCTGCCGTATGTGCGCCAGTCGGATGGCGAACTAGTGTATTTCCCCTCCAACCTGATCGAAAACCTGTATGCCAGTAATGGCATGAGCGCCGGTAATACTCTGGTCGAAGCGCAGGTGCAATGTCTGTCCGAGATTTTTGAACGTGCCGTTAAACGCGAAATTATAGAAGGCGAAATCGCCTTGCCGGATGTACCGCAAGCCGTGTTGGCGAAATACCCCGGCATACTGGCAGGCATACAGGGCTTAGAAGAACAAGGCTTTCCGGTGCTGGTGAAGGATGCCTCACTCGGTGGGCAATACCCGGTGATGTGCGTCACTTTAATGAACCCGCGCACTGGCGGTGTGTTTGCCTCGTTCGGTGCGCACCCAAGCTTAGAGGTGGCGCTGGAACGTAGCCTGACCGAATTGTTGCAAGGTCGCAGTTTTGAAGGACTCAACGATTTACCGGCACCCACCTTTGTCAGCAACGCCGTCACTGAGCCGAATAACTTTGTCGAACATTTTATTGATTCCAGCGGCGTCGTGTCTTGGCGTTTTTTCAGTGCCAAAGCCGATTACGAATTTGTTGAGTGGGATTTCTCTGGCCAAGGCGAAAATTCAAACGCCGAAGAAGCCGCTACCTTGTTCGGCATACTCAAGCAGATGGGTAAAGAAGTCTACGTGGCGGAGTACGGCCAACTCGGCGCGAGCGCTTGCCGGATTTTGGTGCCCGGTTATTCAGAGGTGTATGCTGTCGATGATTTGATCTGGGATAACACCAACAAAGCTCTATTATTCCGCAGCGATATTTTAAATTTGCACACGCTAGACGATGAGGCGCTAGAAGCGCTGCTTGAAGCTTTAGAAAATAACGAGCTAGATGATTACAGCGACATCGCCAGCTTGATAGGCATAGAATTTGACGAGAACACGGTGTGGGGTCAACTCACCGTGTTGGAATTAAAACTGCTGATTAATTTGGCCCTGGAACAATTTGAGGATGCGCAAGAGTTGGTGCAAGCCTTCTTGCAGTACAACGACAATACCGTCGAGCGCAAATTGTTTTATCAAGCCCTGAACGTGGTGTTAGAAGTCATGCTTGATGAGGAATTAGAGCTAGCCGATTACGAAGCCAACTTCCGCCGCATGTTTGGCAAGGAGCGCATCGACGCCGTGCTGGGATCAGTCAACGGCAACCTGCGCTTCTTCGGTTTAACGCCAACCAGCATGAAGCTGGAGGGCCTGGATAGACATCAGCGTTTGATTGATAGCTACAAGAAGTTGCACGTGGCGCGGGCTAAGTGGACGGGTGCGGCTAGCTAG
- the kynA gene encoding tryptophan 2,3-dioxygenase, translating to MTTDNKENTAGKCPMSWHGAKMDFKDDMSYGDYLGLNQILSAQHPLSPNHNEMLFIIQHQTSELWIKLMLHELHAVRQQMRLGNLPPAFKMLSRVARIMDQLVHAWDVLATMTPSEYTAIRPYLGASSGFQSHQYRELEFLLGNKNAAMLTVHEKNPEAHASLSAALHSPSIYDEAIMLLARDGFAIDAERLEQDWTQDMRANESVKAAWLKVYQAPEQHWAFYELAEKLVDMETAFRQWRFRHVTTVERIIGFKTGTGGTAGVSYLRKMLDVVLFPELFSLRTAL from the coding sequence ATGACTACCGACAATAAAGAAAACACCGCCGGCAAATGCCCTATGTCCTGGCATGGCGCCAAAATGGATTTTAAAGACGACATGAGCTATGGCGATTATCTCGGTCTCAATCAGATACTCTCGGCCCAGCATCCGCTCTCGCCAAATCATAATGAAATGCTGTTCATCATCCAGCACCAGACCAGCGAGTTGTGGATCAAATTGATGCTGCATGAGCTGCACGCAGTACGCCAGCAAATGCGCCTGGGTAATTTACCGCCGGCCTTCAAGATGCTGTCACGCGTGGCCCGCATCATGGATCAGTTGGTGCATGCCTGGGATGTCTTGGCCACCATGACACCAAGCGAATACACCGCAATCCGCCCGTATCTGGGCGCGTCTTCCGGCTTCCAATCGCACCAGTACCGCGAGCTAGAATTTTTACTCGGGAATAAAAATGCCGCCATGCTGACGGTGCATGAAAAGAACCCGGAGGCGCATGCCAGCCTAAGCGCCGCCCTGCACTCGCCTTCGATTTATGACGAAGCCATCATGCTTTTGGCGCGTGACGGTTTTGCCATCGACGCTGAGCGCCTGGAGCAAGATTGGACGCAAGACATGCGCGCCAACGAATCGGTGAAAGCAGCCTGGCTCAAGGTCTACCAAGCCCCGGAACAGCATTGGGCATTTTATGAATTGGCCGAAAAATTGGTCGACATGGAAACCGCTTTCCGTCAATGGCGCTTCCGCCATGTCACCACCGTAGAGCGCATCATAGGCTTTAAGACCGGTACCGGCGGCACCGCGGGCGTGAGCTATCTGCGCAAGATGCTAGACGTAGTCTTGTTCCCGGAATTGTTTTCACTACGCACCGCCCTGTAA
- the kynU gene encoding kynureninase has product MPTLTRQHCLSLDQEDSLAPLRQQFSLPQGVIYLDGNSLGAMPKAALSRAQQVIQAEWGNDLIKSWNTAGWFELPSRLGNLLAPLIGADEGEVVVTDSTSINLFKALAAALQMQAANPATAARKVIITERSNFPTDIYMAEGLTRWLDRGYRLHLVDSAEELDSAINSDTALVMLTHVNYRSGALHDMAAITAHAHRQGALILWDLAHSAGAVPVELNRAKADFAVGCTYKYLNGGPGSQAFIWVPKHHQAAFHHPLSGWWGHAAPFAMQPSFEATPGIRRALCGTQPMVSLAMVESGLQVFAQTTMQAIRAKSLALTDLFIALVESRCASHPLQLATPRMHAQRGSHVSFIHPHAYAVIQALIGRGIIGDYREPGIMRFGFTPLYTQFVDVWDAVEGLRDILDQQDYQPDAARNAVT; this is encoded by the coding sequence ATGCCTACACTGACCCGCCAGCATTGCCTAAGCCTCGATCAAGAAGATAGCCTGGCACCACTGCGCCAGCAATTCTCGCTGCCGCAAGGCGTGATTTACCTCGATGGCAACTCGCTCGGTGCCATGCCGAAAGCCGCATTAAGCCGCGCCCAGCAAGTGATACAGGCCGAGTGGGGTAACGACCTGATCAAGAGCTGGAACACAGCCGGCTGGTTTGAGTTGCCATCGCGCCTCGGCAATTTACTCGCGCCGTTAATCGGTGCCGATGAGGGCGAAGTGGTCGTTACCGATTCGACTTCGATCAACCTGTTCAAGGCGCTGGCCGCCGCGCTCCAGATGCAAGCGGCCAACCCGGCAACAGCGGCGCGTAAAGTCATCATCACTGAACGCAGTAACTTCCCTACCGATATTTATATGGCAGAAGGTTTGACGCGTTGGCTGGATAGAGGCTACCGCCTGCATCTGGTCGACAGCGCCGAAGAACTGGACAGCGCCATTAATAGCGACACCGCCCTGGTAATGCTGACCCACGTCAACTATCGCAGCGGAGCCTTGCATGACATGGCCGCCATCACGGCGCACGCGCATCGTCAGGGTGCTTTGATCTTATGGGATCTGGCCCATTCGGCCGGTGCCGTGCCGGTAGAATTAAATCGTGCTAAAGCAGATTTCGCGGTTGGCTGCACTTATAAATATCTGAATGGTGGCCCCGGCTCGCAAGCTTTTATCTGGGTGCCAAAACATCATCAGGCCGCCTTCCATCATCCCTTAAGCGGCTGGTGGGGTCATGCGGCACCGTTCGCGATGCAGCCCTCGTTTGAAGCGACACCGGGGATACGGCGCGCCCTGTGCGGCACCCAGCCTATGGTGTCATTGGCGATGGTGGAGTCTGGCCTGCAGGTTTTTGCCCAAACCACTATGCAGGCGATACGCGCCAAATCCCTGGCGCTGACCGATCTGTTTATTGCACTGGTAGAGAGCCGTTGCGCCAGCCATCCCTTGCAACTGGCGACGCCGCGCATGCATGCGCAGCGCGGCAGCCATGTCAGCTTTATTCATCCGCATGCTTACGCAGTGATCCAGGCCTTGATAGGGCGCGGCATCATCGGTGATTACCGCGAACCGGGCATCATGCGTTTTGGTTTTACCCCGTTGTACACGCAATTTGTCGATGTCTGGGATGCGGTAGAAGGCTTGCGCGATATTCTCGACCAACAGGACTACCAGCCCGATGCCGCGCGCAATGCCGTGACCTAA
- the kynB gene encoding arylformamidase produces the protein MSTNVSHKVSHTEQRIWDITPPIATGIPVWPGDSEYSAETTWQIADGCPVKVSKISMSTHTGAHCDAPSHYDADGKAIDEVDLQTYIGTCRVINCIGVQQVEPQHIAAFLAELPPRVLLRTYQSAPQMRWDADFPSIHPSTIELLAQHGVRLIGIDSPSLDPQDSKTLDSHLTVKKHQMAILEGIVLDAVEAGDYELIALPLKLAGLDASPVRAILRALP, from the coding sequence ATGAGCACCAACGTAAGCCACAAAGTAAGTCACACTGAGCAGCGTATCTGGGATATCACGCCGCCCATCGCCACTGGCATACCGGTCTGGCCCGGCGACAGTGAATACAGCGCCGAGACCACCTGGCAGATCGCCGACGGTTGCCCGGTCAAGGTCAGCAAGATCAGCATGTCGACTCACACCGGAGCCCATTGCGATGCGCCCTCGCATTACGATGCCGACGGCAAGGCTATTGATGAAGTCGACTTGCAGACCTATATCGGCACTTGCCGCGTGATCAACTGCATAGGCGTGCAACAGGTAGAGCCGCAGCATATCGCCGCCTTTTTAGCCGAGCTACCGCCACGCGTCTTGCTACGCACTTACCAAAGTGCGCCACAGATGCGCTGGGATGCCGACTTCCCCAGCATCCACCCAAGCACCATAGAATTGCTGGCGCAGCACGGCGTGCGCCTGATAGGCATAGACAGCCCTTCGCTAGATCCGCAAGACTCCAAAACTTTAGACAGTCACCTGACCGTCAAAAAACATCAGATGGCGATACTCGAAGGCATAGTTTTAGATGCGGTAGAAGCTGGCGACTATGAACTGATCGCCCTGCCCCTGAAACTGGCCGGGCTAGACGCCAGCCCGGTACGCGCCATCCTGCGTGCTCTGCCTTAA
- a CDS encoding Lrp/AsnC family transcriptional regulator, which produces MQLDATDLKILQCLQGDGRMSNQELAEKVFLSPSSCLRRVRMLEESGVIKHYSAVLDTTVLGLEVDAFVQVTMRRDVEQWHENFSQALQSWPEVVGSYIITGDANYLLRVRARNLKHYSAFVLERLYKTTGVLDIRSNIVLQTLKDSSAIAPALLAAE; this is translated from the coding sequence ATGCAATTAGATGCAACTGACCTTAAGATTTTGCAGTGCCTGCAAGGTGATGGTCGCATGAGTAATCAAGAGCTGGCCGAGAAAGTATTTTTGTCGCCATCTTCCTGTCTGCGGCGCGTACGCATGCTGGAAGAGAGCGGCGTGATTAAACATTACAGCGCGGTTTTAGACACCACGGTGCTGGGACTGGAGGTGGATGCTTTCGTACAGGTGACGATGCGGCGCGATGTAGAACAATGGCATGAGAATTTTTCGCAAGCTTTGCAAAGCTGGCCGGAAGTGGTCGGCTCTTACATCATTACGGGCGACGCCAATTATCTGCTCAGAGTGCGTGCGCGCAATCTAAAACACTATTCAGCTTTCGTGCTGGAGCGTCTCTATAAAACTACCGGTGTGCTGGATATACGCTCGAATATTGTGCTGCAAACCCTCAAGGACAGCAGCGCGATCGCGCCAGCTTTGCTGGCAGCGGAGTAG
- a CDS encoding recombinase family protein, protein MRIFAYNRISKKDSNLDKQNAEIEQAGFKVDYWFKDEGISEKTSASKRPQFNALLAQIRDGETMVVSKLDRLGRDAIDVALTIKTLAARKIQVIVLQLGKLDITSKAGKLMLTMLSAVAELETDARLKRSPAEVLTVKAQGKIQKRSSALSEQQKQQVIERLNLGESVKEVSRFFGVPRINIMRINATL, encoded by the coding sequence ATGAGAATTTTCGCCTACAACCGCATCAGTAAAAAAGACAGTAACCTGGACAAACAAAATGCCGAAATCGAGCAGGCTGGTTTTAAGGTGGATTACTGGTTCAAGGATGAAGGCATCAGCGAGAAAACCAGCGCCAGCAAGCGCCCGCAATTTAACGCCCTGCTCGCGCAAATACGCGATGGCGAAACCATGGTGGTGTCTAAACTCGATAGACTAGGACGCGATGCCATCGATGTTGCGCTCACCATCAAAACTCTGGCGGCACGCAAAATCCAGGTGATCGTACTGCAATTAGGTAAACTCGATATCACCTCAAAAGCGGGCAAACTGATGCTCACCATGTTGAGCGCAGTGGCCGAACTAGAAACCGATGCGCGCCTCAAGCGTAGTCCCGCCGAAGTGCTCACCGTCAAAGCGCAGGGAAAAATTCAGAAGAGAAGCAGCGCACTCAGTGAGCAACAAAAGCAGCAAGTCATAGAGCGACTCAATCTGGGCGAATCGGTGAAAGAAGTATCGCGCTTCTTCGGCGTACCACGCATCAACATCATGCGTATCAACGCCACGCTGTAA
- a CDS encoding cupin domain-containing protein, whose translation MLSLHLADFSLDHFLAHYWQQKPVVLRGGFADFENLISPDELAGLACEENIESRLVYRKEGQWQAQFGPFESYEHLGDRDWTLIVQAVNHWSPEVAQLIQPFSFIPKWRLDDVMISYSTPGGGVGPHIDLYDVFICQGSGRRQWRVGDRGEHRQFAAHAALLHTDPFEPIIDVELLPGDILYIPPGFPHDGVSLEESMSFSVGFRSKSARDMLSGLADYLIDNELGNALISDPQRPVHQHQGQINVSDFSMIKAQMQALLDDDNLLADFSGSFLSKTKCQLDLQVLENPYDETELLEQLMLQPMQRIGGLRCFYLDQTVAAGVCYIDGERYEFGASARDAVCALCDQESLSYASLKDLLPQNALIAAESSALLSALTRWVNAGYWYFAE comes from the coding sequence ATGTTAAGCCTTCATCTCGCTGATTTTTCTTTAGACCATTTTCTGGCGCACTACTGGCAGCAAAAGCCGGTGGTGCTACGTGGAGGTTTCGCCGATTTCGAGAATCTGATTAGCCCCGATGAGTTGGCAGGACTGGCCTGCGAAGAGAATATCGAGTCGCGTCTGGTCTACCGAAAAGAAGGTCAATGGCAGGCACAATTCGGACCGTTTGAATCTTATGAGCATCTGGGCGATCGCGACTGGACCTTGATCGTGCAGGCGGTCAATCATTGGTCGCCGGAAGTGGCGCAACTGATACAGCCATTTTCTTTTATCCCTAAGTGGCGACTCGATGATGTGATGATCAGTTATTCGACGCCGGGCGGTGGCGTCGGCCCGCATATCGATCTCTATGATGTGTTTATCTGTCAGGGCTCAGGCCGCCGTCAGTGGCGGGTTGGCGATCGTGGCGAGCACCGCCAGTTTGCCGCGCACGCAGCTCTGTTGCATACCGATCCTTTTGAACCCATCATCGATGTCGAACTGTTACCCGGCGATATTTTGTATATCCCGCCAGGTTTTCCGCATGATGGTGTATCGCTGGAAGAATCGATGAGCTTTTCGGTCGGATTTAGAAGCAAATCGGCACGCGACATGCTCAGCGGTCTGGCCGACTATCTGATCGACAATGAATTGGGCAATGCGCTGATTAGCGACCCTCAGCGCCCTGTTCACCAGCATCAGGGGCAAATTAATGTCAGCGATTTTTCCATGATTAAGGCGCAGATGCAGGCGCTATTGGACGACGATAATCTGCTGGCCGATTTTTCCGGTAGTTTTTTATCCAAGACCAAATGTCAGCTCGATCTGCAAGTCCTGGAAAACCCCTACGACGAAACTGAATTACTCGAGCAGTTGATGCTGCAGCCTATGCAGCGCATCGGCGGTCTACGCTGTTTTTACCTGGATCAGACGGTGGCGGCCGGGGTCTGTTATATCGACGGCGAACGCTATGAATTTGGTGCCTCCGCGAGGGACGCCGTGTGCGCGCTGTGTGACCAGGAAAGTTTGAGTTATGCGAGCTTGAAGGACTTGCTTCCACAGAACGCATTGATAGCAGCTGAGTCAAGTGCGCTGCTCAGCGCATTGACGCGCTGGGTGAATGCCGGTTATTGGTATTTTGCCGAATAG
- a CDS encoding carboxymuconolactone decarboxylase family protein: MTRMSVPTIELSPAASLPLLDAVKKQLGVVPNLMRLVGNSPAALEGYLSLSGALGKGSIGAKTGERIALAIAEINRCDYCLSAHTYLASNVAKLDAAEISANRHGQSGDAKADAAVRFAASVAVERGHVSDTAVAAVKAAGFTDAEVIEIVLHVALNTLTNYVNSVAHTEIDFPVVNAYSQA, from the coding sequence ATGACCCGTATGTCTGTCCCAACTATAGAACTGTCCCCTGCCGCCTCTTTGCCCCTGCTCGATGCAGTAAAAAAACAACTAGGCGTGGTGCCTAATTTGATGAGATTGGTAGGCAATAGCCCTGCCGCACTGGAAGGCTATCTGAGCCTGAGCGGTGCGCTGGGCAAAGGGAGTATCGGTGCAAAAACCGGCGAGCGTATCGCCTTAGCGATCGCCGAAATTAATCGTTGCGACTACTGCCTGTCGGCACACACCTACCTGGCAAGCAATGTCGCCAAACTCGATGCAGCAGAAATCAGCGCTAATCGTCATGGCCAGTCTGGTGATGCCAAAGCCGATGCCGCAGTACGTTTCGCCGCCAGTGTTGCCGTCGAACGCGGCCATGTTTCCGATACCGCGGTCGCGGCCGTCAAAGCAGCAGGCTTTACCGATGCGGAAGTGATAGAAATCGTCTTACACGTGGCGCTCAACACCTTGACCAATTATGTCAATTCTGTGGCGCATACTGAAATTGATTTCCCTGTCGTGAATGCCTATTCACAAGCCTAA
- the ruvC gene encoding crossover junction endodeoxyribonuclease RuvC, with amino-acid sequence MKILGIDPGLRTTGFGVIHKQGSKLSYIASGTIKTADGTLPERLKTILSGVSEIIRTYQPDCAAIEKVFVNVNPQSTLLLGQARGAAICALVSFDLAVAEYTALQVKQGVVGHGKAKKEQVQDMVQRLLMLSGLPGSDAADALGVAICHAHSGDTLAMLGALAPELAKKGLRVKAGRLIG; translated from the coding sequence ATGAAAATTCTCGGCATCGACCCTGGCCTGCGCACTACCGGTTTTGGCGTCATCCATAAGCAAGGCAGTAAGCTCAGTTATATTGCCTCGGGCACTATCAAGACCGCTGACGGCACCCTGCCGGAGCGCCTCAAGACCATACTCTCGGGTGTATCGGAAATCATCCGCACCTACCAGCCCGATTGCGCCGCCATAGAAAAAGTCTTCGTCAACGTCAATCCACAATCGACGCTATTGCTGGGTCAAGCCCGTGGTGCGGCGATTTGTGCGCTGGTCAGTTTTGATCTGGCAGTGGCGGAATACACCGCGCTGCAAGTTAAACAAGGCGTGGTCGGTCACGGCAAGGCCAAGAAAGAACAAGTGCAGGACATGGTGCAGCGCCTGCTGATGCTGTCCGGCTTACCCGGCAGCGATGCCGCCGATGCCCTCGGTGTGGCGATTTGCCATGCGCATAGCGGCGACACTTTAGCGATGTTGGGTGCGCTAGCGCCTGAGCTGGCAAAAAAAGGCTTACGCGTAAAAGCTGGTCGCCTGATCGGCTAA